Proteins encoded together in one Buteo buteo chromosome 26, bButBut1.hap1.1, whole genome shotgun sequence window:
- the HEBP1 gene encoding heme-binding protein 1, which yields MLGMIKNSLLSTVETWPYRVLSEGEQEQVGYEERACEGGRFAAVEVSGKPFDEASKEGVLKLLKYVGGTNDKGVGMGMTAPVSITAFPAEDGSLQQKVKVSLRIPSQFQANPPCPSDESIKIEERQGMTIYSTQFGGYAKETDYVNYAAKLKAALGSEAAYRKDFYFCNGYDPPMKPYGRRNEVWFVKE from the exons ATGCTGGGCATGATCAAGAACTCCCTGCTGAGCACGGTGGAGACGTGGCCCTACCGGGTGCTGAGCGAGGGGGAGCAG GAGCAGGTCGGCTACGAGGAGAGGGCGTGCGAGGGAGGGCGGTTTGCGGCGGTGGAGGTGTCGGGGAAGCCGTTCGACGAAGCCTCGAAGGAAGGGGTGCTCAAGCTCCTCAAGTACGTCGGGGGAACCAACGACAAGG GGGTTGGAATGGGCATGACTGCTCCTGTCTCCAtcactgcttttcctgctgaagATGGCTCCTTACAGCAGAAAGTGAAGGTCTCTCTGCGGATCCCGAGCCAGTTTCAAGCCAACCCTCCTTGTCCTAGTGATGAAAGCATTAAGATTGAAGAGAGACAGGGGATGACCATTTATTCCAC GCAGTTTGGTGGCTATGCCAAAGAGACGGATTACGTGAACTATGCTGCCAAGCTGAAGGCTGCTCTGGGGAGTGAAGCTGCATACCGCAAGGATTTCTACTTCTGCAATGGTTACGACCCCCCTATGAAGCCTTATGGGCGACGCAATGAGGTCTGGTTTGTGAAAGAGTGA